One genomic segment of Cystobacter ferrugineus includes these proteins:
- the sbnA gene encoding 2,3-diaminopropionate biosynthesis protein SbnA — MSGSAPSQLERIRALGASLRPTPMVPLECEGIRLFAKLEFCNHFGSVKDRSAYWILKSAIEAGDIENGSTIIESSSGNFANALACYCRLLDLRFIPVIDPNITRGNESHLREMCQRVEKVEKRDDMGGFLKTRLQRVKELMEQEPGAYWTNQYGNEWAVEAHYRLTGEELCQSFSQLDYIFIGVSTAGTIAGISRRLKERFPSVQVIAVDVEGSVIFGGMPRRRYIPGIGSSISPGLLRQARIDDVVMVSEQETVRGCNELLVRHGVFAGGSSGSAYAAVKAYLPKMHSLSAPPTVAFLCADSGKSYLETVFNPDWCNSRFGM, encoded by the coding sequence GTGTCTGGGTCCGCGCCATCGCAGTTGGAGAGGATTCGCGCACTGGGGGCCAGCCTGCGGCCGACGCCCATGGTGCCGCTCGAGTGCGAGGGCATCCGGCTCTTCGCCAAGCTGGAGTTCTGCAACCACTTCGGTAGCGTCAAGGACCGGTCCGCGTACTGGATCCTCAAGTCCGCTATCGAGGCCGGAGACATCGAGAACGGAAGCACCATCATCGAGTCGTCCTCTGGCAACTTTGCCAACGCGCTGGCGTGCTACTGCCGTCTGCTGGATCTGCGGTTCATTCCCGTCATCGACCCCAACATCACCCGAGGCAACGAGTCCCACCTCCGGGAGATGTGCCAGCGAGTGGAGAAGGTCGAGAAGCGCGACGACATGGGAGGTTTCCTCAAGACGCGTTTGCAGCGAGTCAAGGAGCTGATGGAGCAGGAGCCGGGGGCCTACTGGACGAACCAGTATGGTAACGAGTGGGCGGTCGAAGCACATTACCGGCTGACAGGCGAGGAGCTGTGCCAGAGCTTCTCCCAGTTGGACTACATCTTCATCGGCGTGAGCACGGCGGGCACCATCGCCGGCATCTCGCGGCGGCTCAAGGAGCGCTTCCCCTCCGTACAGGTGATCGCCGTGGACGTGGAGGGCTCGGTCATTTTCGGTGGCATGCCCCGGCGGCGTTACATCCCCGGTATTGGCTCGAGCATCAGTCCCGGGTTGCTGCGGCAGGCGCGCATCGACGACGTGGTCATGGTGTCAGAGCAGGAGACGGTACGTGGCTGCAACGAACTGCTCGTGCGCCATGGCGTATTTGCTGGGGGCTCCTCCGGCTCGGCCTATGCCGCGGTGAAGGCGTACCTGCCGAAGATGCACAGCCTGTCCGCGCCGCCCACCGTCGCCTTCCTCTGTGCGGACAGCGGGAAGTCCTACCTGGAAACCGTCTTCAATCCTGACTGGTGCAACAGCCGCTTCGGGATGTAG
- a CDS encoding cyclic peptide export ABC transporter has protein sequence MKKLLAFISGYSRRSLIQALVAGIVCGACNTSLLALINRTVKEGTGANTLWMYIGVWLLLPLSRFSSEMLLTTLGQGALYELRARLSRKILGAPMRQLEEVGAPRLLTMLTEDLPVITAALLQIPMLCVNGVIVVGGLLYMGWMSPTLFVMVLGLMVLGVLGYQLPVLRAMRHFRKSREASDALMTGFRALTQGTKELKLSRRRREAFFSRSLDASARDYKENHIRAMFVHVGAASWGQAMLFAIIGMVLFLLPRWTAVDAQMHIGYALVLLYLMTPMQMVMNTMPALNRAGVALEKVEAMGVSLAEELPAQGTESPDAIGPGWSQLQLAGVTHVYRREGEDNNFTMGPIDLTLERGQIIFLAGGNGSGKTTLAKLLVGLYAPERGEILIDGKRVLATEREAYRHLFTAIFSDFFLFESLLGLDSPNLDEEARNYLQLLQLQHKVQVANGVLSTTDLSQGQRKRLALLAAYLEDRPIFLFDEWAADQDPVFKDIFYRQLLPELKAKGKMVIVISHDDQYYGIADRIIKLNSGQVAYDRPGAQVSSSLTDVQSSNVG, from the coding sequence ATGAAGAAACTGCTGGCTTTCATCTCCGGCTATTCCCGCCGATCGCTCATCCAGGCGCTCGTGGCCGGAATCGTCTGTGGCGCGTGCAATACGTCTCTGCTGGCGCTGATCAACCGCACGGTGAAGGAGGGCACCGGCGCGAACACCCTGTGGATGTACATTGGTGTGTGGCTGCTGCTTCCGCTGTCCCGGTTCAGCTCGGAGATGCTGCTGACCACGCTGGGGCAGGGCGCGCTCTATGAGCTGCGTGCCCGGTTGAGCCGGAAGATCCTCGGCGCGCCGATGCGGCAACTGGAGGAGGTGGGCGCGCCCAGGCTGCTGACAATGCTCACCGAGGACCTTCCGGTCATTACCGCGGCCCTGTTGCAGATTCCCATGCTCTGCGTCAACGGGGTGATCGTCGTGGGCGGCTTGCTCTACATGGGCTGGATGTCGCCAACGCTGTTCGTCATGGTGCTGGGGCTGATGGTGCTGGGCGTCCTCGGCTACCAATTGCCGGTGCTGAGGGCGATGCGCCACTTCCGCAAGTCCCGCGAGGCGAGCGACGCGCTGATGACCGGCTTCCGAGCGCTGACGCAGGGGACGAAGGAACTCAAGCTGAGCCGGCGGCGGCGTGAGGCCTTTTTCTCCCGATCGCTGGATGCCTCGGCCCGTGACTACAAGGAGAACCACATCCGCGCCATGTTCGTGCACGTCGGTGCGGCGAGCTGGGGACAGGCGATGCTCTTCGCCATCATCGGCATGGTGCTCTTCCTGCTGCCCAGGTGGACGGCAGTGGATGCGCAGATGCACATCGGCTACGCGCTCGTGTTGCTGTACCTGATGACGCCGATGCAGATGGTGATGAACACCATGCCGGCGCTGAACCGGGCCGGCGTAGCTCTCGAGAAGGTGGAGGCAATGGGCGTATCGCTGGCGGAGGAACTGCCGGCGCAAGGCACCGAATCGCCTGATGCCATCGGGCCTGGGTGGAGCCAGCTGCAGTTGGCGGGAGTGACCCATGTGTACCGGCGTGAGGGCGAGGATAACAACTTCACCATGGGGCCCATCGATCTGACGCTCGAGCGGGGGCAGATCATCTTCCTGGCGGGAGGCAACGGCAGTGGGAAGACGACCCTGGCGAAGCTGCTCGTGGGCCTCTATGCGCCCGAGCGTGGGGAAATCCTCATCGACGGCAAGCGCGTGCTGGCCACGGAGCGGGAGGCGTACCGCCACCTGTTCACGGCGATCTTCTCCGACTTCTTCCTCTTCGAAAGCCTGCTGGGGCTGGACTCACCGAACCTGGACGAGGAGGCGCGCAACTACCTGCAGCTGCTGCAACTGCAGCACAAGGTGCAGGTGGCGAACGGCGTCTTGTCCACCACGGACCTGTCCCAAGGGCAGCGCAAGCGCCTGGCGCTCCTGGCCGCCTATCTGGAAGACCGGCCCATCTTCCTCTTCGACGAGTGGGCGGCCGACCAGGACCCGGTGTTCAAGGACATCTTCTATCGTCAGCTCCTGCCGGAGTTGAAGGCAAAGGGAAAGATGGTGATCGTCATCAGCCACGATGATCAGTACTACGGAATCGCGGATCGCATCATCAAGCTGAACTCCGGACAGGTGGCGTACGACCGCCCGGGGGCCCAGGTTTCCTCTTCCCTGACGGACGTCCAGTCCTCCAACGTGGGGTAA